A single Longimicrobiaceae bacterium DNA region contains:
- a CDS encoding endonuclease domain-containing protein, whose translation MRASAEVDARARELRKAMTPAEERLWYGLRGWKVGKFRRQHPLGRFVLDFYCAAGKLCVEVDGDVHDAQAERDAERTAVLNAAGIHVLRFRNEEVLGDTPRVLRRIEAELHRRQATR comes from the coding sequence ATGCGGGCGAGCGCGGAGGTAGATGCGCGGGCGCGGGAGCTTCGGAAGGCCATGACGCCGGCGGAGGAACGGCTGTGGTATGGCCTTCGCGGATGGAAGGTCGGCAAATTCCGGCGCCAGCATCCGCTCGGCCGGTTCGTGCTCGATTTCTACTGCGCGGCGGGCAAGCTCTGCGTGGAAGTGGATGGCGATGTGCACGATGCGCAGGCGGAGCGCGACGCGGAACGAACCGCAGTGCTGAATGCGGCCGGCATCCACGTCCTCCGCTTCCGCAACGAGGAAGTCCTGGGCGACACGCCCCGCGTCCTCCGCCGCATAGAGGCCGAGCTGCACCGCCGCCAAGCCACGCGCTGA
- a CDS encoding helicase C-terminal domain-containing protein: MPATQAAELHLAPAAAETLRREIARARGNEVCFVAKVGEHGEVHSPRVVARGNANAVLALVQPPEGGGLLIHNHPSGHLTPSEADFGVAARLWEQGLGFAIIDNDASEMYVVVEPPGDRENEPIDLDALDADLGPGGALAMRHPRYEDRPQQRALSRMIGSLYNHGGVGIAEAGTGTGKSVAYLLPAIRWALLNKERTVVSTNTINLQEQLVDKDLPMLRRALGEPFRFALVKGRSNYVSIRRALLASENAATLFDADKQAELAGIVDWMRVTGDGSLSDLSFRPSGEVWDEVQSESDVCLRAKCPHFEDCHYQRARRDASQADVLVANHHLLFSDLAVRRAQGNYTAPAVLPHYSRLILDEAHNLEEAATSHLGSTVSRRGFFRALRRLEHRGKGLIPSFRGALASVRSDLMGQSALDLIDTRIVPGLDGARERAGSVFSFLEDVFGGGEQMIRLEEEFQRHPVWPLGLDDALTSLLDVLGSLLESLELLRERISTDQQLREGLEQQLMELRGGANRVQAASDAIRTALRPGDDKVQMVRWMERQAAREGREGNLTLNAAPLDLSAVLRESVFDKVPTVVLTSATLATQGNFRFVRQRLGLHVPLEDDKPVEEAVYPSPFDYHRQSLIVVPTDLPMPAGDSDPRHDEATVRALIEHARISDGGLFALFTSYRALRHVATELRRRKMDLEWPLFVHGEGPRGQLADRFAASGRGILLGTTSFWEGVDVPGHALRGLVIPKLPFKVPTEPVTAARIEAIEAAGGNSFVSYMLPNAAIRLKQGFGRLIRSRADHGVVMILDGRIAKKSYGRYFVDSLPEAPLVKGPWRQVKEEMLRFYGERSGALKVG; encoded by the coding sequence ATGCCCGCCACCCAAGCCGCCGAGCTGCACCTGGCCCCCGCCGCCGCCGAGACGCTGCGCCGCGAGATCGCGCGCGCCCGCGGCAACGAGGTGTGCTTCGTCGCGAAGGTGGGCGAGCACGGCGAGGTGCACTCGCCGCGCGTGGTGGCGCGCGGGAACGCGAACGCGGTGCTCGCGCTGGTGCAGCCGCCGGAGGGCGGGGGGCTGCTCATCCACAACCACCCGTCGGGCCACCTCACGCCCAGCGAGGCGGACTTCGGGGTGGCGGCGCGGCTGTGGGAGCAGGGGCTGGGCTTCGCGATCATCGACAACGACGCGAGCGAGATGTACGTCGTGGTCGAGCCGCCCGGCGACCGCGAGAACGAGCCCATCGACCTCGACGCGCTCGATGCCGACCTCGGCCCTGGCGGCGCGCTGGCGATGCGGCACCCGCGCTACGAGGACCGGCCGCAGCAGCGCGCGCTGTCGCGGATGATCGGGTCGCTGTACAACCACGGCGGCGTAGGCATCGCGGAGGCGGGCACGGGCACCGGCAAGTCGGTCGCGTACCTGCTGCCCGCCATCCGTTGGGCGCTGCTGAACAAGGAGCGCACCGTCGTATCCACCAACACCATCAATCTCCAGGAGCAGCTGGTCGACAAGGACCTGCCCATGCTCCGGCGGGCGCTGGGCGAGCCCTTCCGCTTCGCGCTGGTGAAGGGCCGCAGCAACTACGTCTCCATCCGCCGCGCGCTGCTGGCGAGCGAGAACGCCGCCACGCTGTTCGACGCGGACAAGCAGGCCGAGCTGGCCGGCATCGTGGACTGGATGCGCGTGACCGGCGACGGCTCGCTCTCGGACCTCTCCTTCCGCCCCAGCGGCGAGGTGTGGGACGAGGTGCAGTCCGAATCCGACGTGTGCCTGCGCGCCAAGTGCCCGCACTTCGAGGACTGCCACTACCAGCGCGCCCGCCGCGACGCCTCCCAGGCCGACGTGCTGGTCGCCAACCACCACCTGCTCTTCTCCGACCTGGCCGTCCGCCGCGCGCAGGGCAACTACACGGCGCCGGCGGTGCTCCCGCACTACTCCCGCCTGATCCTCGACGAGGCGCACAACCTCGAAGAAGCGGCCACCAGCCACCTGGGCTCCACCGTGTCGCGCCGCGGGTTCTTCCGCGCGCTGCGCCGGCTGGAGCACCGCGGCAAGGGGCTGATCCCCTCGTTCCGTGGGGCGCTCGCGTCCGTCCGCTCTGACCTGATGGGCCAGTCGGCGCTGGACCTGATCGACACGCGCATCGTGCCGGGGCTGGACGGCGCCCGCGAGCGCGCCGGCAGCGTCTTCTCGTTCCTGGAAGACGTCTTTGGCGGCGGCGAGCAGATGATCCGCCTGGAGGAGGAGTTCCAGCGCCATCCCGTGTGGCCGCTGGGGCTGGACGACGCGCTGACCTCTCTCCTCGACGTGCTCGGCTCCCTGCTCGAAAGCCTGGAGCTGCTGCGGGAGCGCATCTCCACCGACCAGCAGCTGCGCGAGGGGCTGGAGCAGCAGCTGATGGAGCTGCGCGGGGGCGCCAACCGCGTCCAGGCCGCGTCGGACGCGATCCGCACGGCTCTGCGGCCGGGCGACGACAAAGTGCAGATGGTGCGGTGGATGGAGCGCCAGGCGGCGCGCGAGGGCAGGGAAGGCAACCTGACGCTGAACGCGGCGCCGCTCGACCTCTCCGCCGTGCTGCGCGAGTCGGTGTTCGACAAGGTGCCCACCGTCGTCCTCACCTCCGCCACGCTGGCCACGCAGGGCAACTTCCGCTTCGTGCGGCAGCGCCTGGGCCTGCACGTGCCGCTGGAGGACGACAAGCCGGTGGAGGAGGCGGTCTATCCCTCGCCCTTCGACTACCATCGCCAGTCCCTCATCGTCGTCCCCACCGACCTGCCGATGCCCGCGGGCGACTCCGACCCGCGCCACGACGAGGCGACGGTGCGGGCGCTCATCGAGCACGCGCGCATCTCCGACGGCGGGCTGTTCGCCCTCTTCACCTCGTATCGCGCCCTGCGGCACGTGGCGACCGAGCTGCGGCGGCGGAAGATGGACCTGGAATGGCCGCTCTTCGTGCACGGCGAGGGACCGCGCGGGCAGCTCGCGGACCGGTTCGCGGCGTCGGGGCGCGGGATCCTGCTGGGGACCACGTCGTTCTGGGAGGGCGTGGACGTGCCGGGGCATGCGCTCCGCGGCCTAGTGATCCCCAAGCTGCCGTTCAAGGTGCCGACGGAGCCGGTGACGGCCGCGCGCATCGAGGCCATCGAGGCGGCGGGCGGCAACTCGTTCGTCTCCTACATGCTGCCCAACGCGGCGATCCGGCTGAAGCAGGGCTTCGGGCGGCTCATCCGCTCGCGGGCGGACCACGGCGTCGTGATGATCCTGGACGGGCGCATCGCGAAGAAGAGCTACGGCCGCTACTTCGTGGACTCTCTGCCCGAGGCGCCGCTGGTGAAGGGGCCGTGGAGGCAGGTGAAGGAGGAGATGCTGCGGTTCTACGGCGAGCGGAGCGGGGCGCTGAAGGTGGGGTAG